The sequence GAAATCCGTAGACTGCGTCGGCGGTCGGTTGGAACAACAGAGGAGCGCTCACGGATGGCAGGCTCCGTATGGAGCGCGGTGGGTTGGTGTGGCTCAATTGTAAAGGCGCAGGCGCAGGCGCAGGCGCAGGCGCAAGCGCGGCGTGGCCTCCGGTCCGCGTGCAGCGCTGGCTCGAAACCGGCGCACTGTCAGTCAGGAATCATCGTGCGGTCAGCCAAAATCCAGCACACTGCCAACCGGGAATCATCGCGCAGCCAGCCCGGAACCAGGCAGCGAGGCGGGCTTGCGCGCGGGAGGCCGGTGAACGTTCTGTTAGAATGTCACGCTTTTAGCCTTGTCCGTTTGCTCTGCCCGTTTCGCGTCTCCTGGCGCCGCACCGTGCGCCGAAGTGGACTGGCATTCGAGCATCCGGGCCGCAAGCGCGCACCGCTTTCTGACTCTGTCTCTCCGGACTCGACATGACGACCCCGTCTCCCGCACCCACCTCCCTGATGGCTAACGCAATCCGCGCGTTGTCCATGGACGCCGTTCAAAAAGCGAATTCCGGCCACCCCGGCATGCCGATGGGCATGGCCGAAATCGGCGTGGCTTTGTGGTCGCGCCATCTGCGCCACAATCCGACGAACCCGCAGTGGGCCGATCGCGACCGTTTCGTTCTGTCGAATGGCCATGGCTCGATGCTGCTGTACTCGCTGCTGCATCTGACCGGCTATGACCTGCCGATGGAAGAGCTGAAGAACTTCCGCCAGATGCACTCGAAGACGCCGGGTCACCCGGAATATGGCATCACGCCGGGCGTCGAGACCACCACCGGCCCGCTCGGCCAGGGTTTGGCCAATGCCGTCGGCATGGCGCTCGCCGAATCGCTGCTCGCCACCGAATTCAACAAGCCTGACGCGAAGATCGTCGACCACCACACGTACGTGTTCGTCGGCGACGGTTGCCTGATGGAAGGCATCTCGCACGAAGCCTGCTCGCTCGCGGGCGTGCTGAAGCTGAACAAGCTGATCGCGTTCTATGACGACAACGGCATCTCGATCGACGGCGAAGTGGTCCACTGGTTCCACGACGACACGCCGAAGCGCTTCGAAGCGTACGGCTGGAACGTGATCCCGAACGTGGTCGGCCATGACGTCGACGCAGTGGACGCGGCGATCAAGCAAGCCAAGCTGTCGGACAAGCCGACGCTGATTTGCTGCAAGACGGTGATCGGTGAAGGCGCGCCGACCAAGTCGGGCAGCCACGATTCGCACGGCTCGCCGCTCGGCGACAAGGAAATCGCGGCCACGCGTGAAGCGATCGGCTGGAAGTGGGAGCCGTTCGTGATTCCGCAGGAAGTCTACGCAGCATGGGACGCGAAGGAAGCCGGCGCACGCATCGAATCCGATTGGGACAAGGCGTTTGCCGCATACGCAGCCAAATACCCGCAGGAAGCCGCTGAATTCAAGCGCCGCGACGCGAAGCAATTGCCCGCCGACTGGAAAGAAAAGGCCAAGGCCATCATCGCCGGTGCGAACGAGCGCGCGGAAACCGTCGCGACGCGCAAGGCATCGCAACAGGCTATCGAAGGTTTGTCGGCTGTATTGCCGGAATTGCTCGGCGGCTCCGCCGACCTGACGGGTTCGAACCTGACCAACTGGAAGGCCGCCAAGCCGGTGCGTGTGAACGCTGAAGGCAAGGCTGCCGGCAACTACGTGAACTACGGCGTGCGCGAATTCGGCATGAGCGCCGCGATCAACGGCATCGCGCTGCATGGCGGCTTCAAGGCCTTCGGCGGCACGTTCCTGACGTTCTCGGACTACAGCCGCAACGCGCTGCGCGTCGCCGCGCTGATGAAAGCGCCGTCGATCTTCGTGTTCACGCACGACTCGATCGGTCTGGGCGAAGATGGCCCGACCCACCAGTCGATCGAACATGTCGCAAGCCTGCGTCTGATTCCGAACCTACAAGTGTGGCGCCCGGCCGATACAGTTGAAACGGCGGTGGCCTGGACCCACGCGGTCGAGCATCACGGTCCGTCGTGCCTGATCTTCAGCCGTCAGAACCTGCCGTTCTCGGCGCGCACGGACGCACAGATCGCCAACATCGAGAAGGGCGGTTACGTGCTGCGCGACTGGAATGACGAAATCGTCGCGCGCAAGATCATCCTGATCGCCACCGGTTCGGAAATCGAACTGGCGTTGAACGCGGTCGAGCCGCTGGCTCGCGAAGGCATCGCGGCACGTGTCGTGTCGATGCCGTCGACTACCGTGTTCGACAAGCAGGACGCCGAATACCGTGAACGCGTGCTGCCGCACGGCGTGCGCCGCGTCGCGATCGAGGCGGGTGTGACGGATTTCTGGCGCAAGTACGTGGGTCTGGAAGGCGGCGTGGTCGGTATCGACACGTTCGGCGAATCGGCCCCGGCGGGTGTTCTGTTCAAGCATTTCGGCTTCACCGTCGAGCACGTCGTAGAGACGGCCAAAGCCGCACTCGGCTGATCTGCGTGGCGAGGCTGCCGCGCGACCCCACGCGCGGCAATCCCGGCAGATCAGACCCACATGGACGATTTTTTTTCAGCCATCAGGAGATAAACCATGACGATTCGCGTCGCAATCAACGGCTACGGCCGAATTGGCCGCAACACGCTGCGCGCCTTCTATGAAAACGGCAAGAAGCACGATATCGAAATCGTCGCCATCAACGATCTTGGCGATGCCAAGACCAACGCTCACCTGACGCAATACGACACCGCGCACGGCAAGTTCCCGGGCGAAGTGTCGGTGGACGGCGACTACCTGGTCGTCAATGGCGACAAGATCCGCGTGCTGGCTAACCGCAACCCGGCAGAACTGCCGTGGGGCGAGCTGAACGTCGACATCGTGCTGGAATGCACGGGCTTTTTCACGACCAAGGAAAAGGCGAGCGCGCACATCAAGGGCGGCGCAAAGAAGGTGATCATCTCGGCGCCGGGCGGTAAAGACGTCGACGCAACCATCGTCTACGGCGTGAACCACCATGTGCTGAAGGCATCGGACACGGTGATCTCGAACGCATCGTGCACGACCAACTGCCTGGCACCGCTCGTCAAGCCGTTGAACGACAAAATCGGCCTCGTGAACGGTCTGATGACGACGATTCACGCGTACACGAACGACCAGGTGCTGACGGACGTGTATCACGAAGACCTGCGCCGCGCGCGCTCGGCCACGCACAGCCAGATCCCGGCCAAGACCGGCGCTGCGTCGGCGGTCGGCCTGGTGATGCCGGAACTGAACGGCAAGCTGGACGGCTACGCGATTCGCGTCCCGACGATCAACGTGTCGATCGTCGACCTGTCGTTCATCGCCGCGCGCGA comes from Burkholderia sp. GAS332 and encodes:
- a CDS encoding transketolase — protein: MTTPSPAPTSLMANAIRALSMDAVQKANSGHPGMPMGMAEIGVALWSRHLRHNPTNPQWADRDRFVLSNGHGSMLLYSLLHLTGYDLPMEELKNFRQMHSKTPGHPEYGITPGVETTTGPLGQGLANAVGMALAESLLATEFNKPDAKIVDHHTYVFVGDGCLMEGISHEACSLAGVLKLNKLIAFYDDNGISIDGEVVHWFHDDTPKRFEAYGWNVIPNVVGHDVDAVDAAIKQAKLSDKPTLICCKTVIGEGAPTKSGSHDSHGSPLGDKEIAATREAIGWKWEPFVIPQEVYAAWDAKEAGARIESDWDKAFAAYAAKYPQEAAEFKRRDAKQLPADWKEKAKAIIAGANERAETVATRKASQQAIEGLSAVLPELLGGSADLTGSNLTNWKAAKPVRVNAEGKAAGNYVNYGVREFGMSAAINGIALHGGFKAFGGTFLTFSDYSRNALRVAALMKAPSIFVFTHDSIGLGEDGPTHQSIEHVASLRLIPNLQVWRPADTVETAVAWTHAVEHHGPSCLIFSRQNLPFSARTDAQIANIEKGGYVLRDWNDEIVARKIILIATGSEIELALNAVEPLAREGIAARVVSMPSTTVFDKQDAEYRERVLPHGVRRVAIEAGVTDFWRKYVGLEGGVVGIDTFGESAPAGVLFKHFGFTVEHVVETAKAALG
- a CDS encoding glyceraldehyde-3-phosphate dehydrogenase (NAD+), with product MTIRVAINGYGRIGRNTLRAFYENGKKHDIEIVAINDLGDAKTNAHLTQYDTAHGKFPGEVSVDGDYLVVNGDKIRVLANRNPAELPWGELNVDIVLECTGFFTTKEKASAHIKGGAKKVIISAPGGKDVDATIVYGVNHHVLKASDTVISNASCTTNCLAPLVKPLNDKIGLVNGLMTTIHAYTNDQVLTDVYHEDLRRARSATHSQIPAKTGAASAVGLVMPELNGKLDGYAIRVPTINVSIVDLSFIAARDTTVEEVNAIMKEASEGSLKGILGYNTAPLVSIDFNHNPASSTFDSTLTKVSGRLVKVSSWYDNEWGFSNRMLDTAVALANAK